From a region of the Mytilus galloprovincialis chromosome 3, xbMytGall1.hap1.1, whole genome shotgun sequence genome:
- the LOC143067171 gene encoding uncharacterized protein LOC143067171 — protein sequence MHRINYGVTFAKEANIVFGSENWLHTFEIPLPHKISSVQFPRCDIVHQNCHILNQVISQLSAVRTGVTANINNTIDVIRRLVKKADFNLDTRSQSRSKRGLFDFIGSISRSLFGTATVKDVQKLARHINILAKRNNKFAKAMSHHDEELSSFMTNTDSRFSNVMRGIQKNYDSIQNVTFETAKFVAHFEDVSLKLSNLFIDQMNDSSVITKYLEELNIGIHEMVKGKLSPFLISPKILNDAIKHIKLILSDKFKGFYLLNSDPAYYYSECNMLFARKHSTLYVTVKFPISTFAFPLYLYKITSYPVPVNVTSTHATQILDLPEYLVVTHNNQYYASLSFDKLRSCSGTNTLYCSHSLPLVSAVKTNCISSLYFNAKSDIHKQCDFRFLLNAIQPSIEQIFDNTLLVYKTNTLAFECQNKHSIVKGCNFCFIHIPCRCSLSTDSIFVPKKIENCQNNTDTITVLHPVNLALIQHFFSHETYNSILGDTVFTKSIKIDIPKIHIFNHTFSNILAQDKILHLSLKRIAKATQKERTVFTSLSEPLLDGKITVDNSWLDLSTILAMVALGLSSILAIVCFTLVNKVRLLTATVLLLQKIPQAQSTSIASTIPSFIYKQISKTTTPSTIENIFNTQCNPWPFVILSIITTLTLTIFTFYFYKRSTNNNHTKVVLEITNGLSCITIPLVTLSLCPTDWDIKVPDTITNMTISGFFITRLHADWHDFCIRGTNTKHEIPLPEYISINPYTARKIRKILNTPFFCHILLTHHNHFMILK from the coding sequence ATGCACCGCATCAACTATGGAGTAACTTTTGCTAAGGAAGCAAACATTGTTTTCGGTAGTGAAAACTGGCTTCACACTTTTGAGATACCTCTTCCACACAAGATATCGTCAGTCCAGTTCCCAAGATGTGATATAGTGCACCAGAATTGTCACATTCTCAATCAAGTTATTTCACAGCTATCAGCTGTCCGAACAGGAGTCACAGCAAATATAAATAACACTATAGATGTTATTCGTAGATTAGTTAAGAAAGCCGATTTCAACTTAGATACCCGTTCCCAGAGTAGAAGTAAAAGAGGGCTTTTTGATTTTATAGGATCTATTTCTCGTTCTTTATTTGGAACCGCTACAGTAAAAGATGTCCAAAAGCTAGCAAGACATATCAATATATTGGCTAAAAGAAACAATAAGTTTGCAAAAGCTATGTCACACCATGATGAAGAGTTATCATCATTCATGACAAATACTGACAGTCGTTTCAGTAACGTGATGCGTGGTATTCAGAAAAATTATGACAGTATCCAAAATGTAACTTTTGAAACTGCAAAATTTGTCGCTCACTTTGAAGATGTTAGTCTTAAATTATCCAACCTGTTTATTGATCAAATGAATGATAGTTCTGtaattacaaaatatttagaGGAATTGAACATTGGAATTCATGAAATGGTGAAAGGAAAATTATCCCCCTTTCTAATTTCACCCAAAATACTTAATGATGCAATCAAGCACATTAAACTTATTCTTAGTGACAAGTTTAAAGGTTTTTATCTACTGAACTCAGATCCTGCATATTATTACTCAGAATGTAACATGTTGTTTGCCAGAAAACATTCCACTTTGTATGTAACCGTAAAGTTTCCTATATCTACTTTTGCTTTTCCActgtatttatacaaaataacttcATATCCAGTTCCTGTAAATGTTACAAGTACCCATGCAACTCAGATATTAGATTTACCAGAATATCTTGTCGTTACACATAATAATCAATATTATGCATCACTGTCTTTTGATAAGTTGAGATCTTGTTCTGGAACAAACACATTATATTGTTCTCATAGTTTGCCTCTAGTATCAGCTGTCAAAACTAATTGTATATCGTCATTATATTTCAACGCAAAATCAGATATTCACAAACAATGTGATTTTAGATTTCTGTTAAACGCAATACAACcttcaatagaacaaatttttgACAACACACTTTTAGTTTATAAAACAAACACACTTGCATTTGAGTGTCAGAACAAACACAGCATTGTAAAAGGCTGCAACTTTTGCTTCATTCACATTCCATGCAGATGTTCATTATCTACCGACTCAATTTTTGTTccaaagaaaatagaaaattgtcaaaacaacACAGACACTATAACGGTATTACACCCAGTGAATCTTGCACTTATTCAACATTTCTTTTCACATGAAACATACAACTCTATTTTAGGAGATACTGTTTTTACTAAATCTATAAAAATAGACATTCcaaaaattcacatttttaacCACACATTTTCGAACATTCTGGCACAGGATAAAATTTTACATCTAAGTTTAAAAAGAATTGCGAAGGCAACACAAAAAGAACGTACAGTATTCACATCACTGTCTGAACCACTTCTTGATGGCAAAATTACAGTAGACAATTCATGGCTTGATCTCAGTACAATTCTTGCTATGGTAGCATTAGGTCTGTCATCCATTTTAGCAATTGTATGCTTCACACTCGTCAACAAAGTTCGCTTACTCACAGCCACAGTACTTCTTTTACAAAAGATTCCACAGGCACAAAGTACATCCATCGCTTCAACAATTCCATCatttatttacaaacaaatttcaaaaactaCAACTCCAAGTACcattgaaaacatttttaacaCTCAGTGCAATCCATGGCCTTTTGTTATATTATCCATAATAACTACACTTACATTGACAATTTTCACATTCTATTTTTAcaaaagatctacaaataacaATCATACTAAAGTCGTTCTTGAAATCACAAATGGACTATCGTGCATCACCATACCACTAGTCACGTTATCACTTTGTCCTACAGATTGGGACATAAAGGTACCAGATACAATTACTAATATGACAATTTCTGGATTTTTCATTACAAGGTTACATGCAGACTGGCATGATTTTTGTATTCGTGGGACGAATACAAAACATGAAATTCCACTACCTGAATACATTTCAATCAACCCATACACTGCGAGAAAAATACGAAAAATATTAAACACACCATTCTTCTGCCATATTTTGCTTACACACCACAACCATTTTAtgatattgaaatag